A genomic window from Nocardioides jiangxiensis includes:
- a CDS encoding bacterial proteasome activator family protein — MSAQQPPLENDAREQDRGREDQEVFVLGSGDEDGDDAAPITDLVEQPAKVMRIGSMIRQLLEEVKSAPLDEPSRSRLAGILETSVKELKDGLAPELDEELDRLIAPFETGTPTDAELRIAQAQLVGWLEGLFHGIQTAIYAQQMAARAQLEQMRRALPPGLHHDEQGVPHAPAGPAHPGVPESPTSGMYL, encoded by the coding sequence ATGAGCGCGCAGCAGCCCCCGCTTGAGAACGACGCCCGCGAGCAGGACCGGGGCCGCGAGGACCAGGAGGTCTTCGTCCTCGGTTCCGGCGACGAGGACGGCGACGACGCCGCCCCGATCACCGACCTGGTCGAGCAGCCGGCCAAGGTCATGCGCATCGGCAGCATGATCCGCCAGCTCCTGGAGGAGGTGAAGTCGGCGCCGCTCGACGAACCGAGCCGCAGCCGCCTTGCCGGGATCCTGGAGACCTCGGTCAAGGAGCTCAAGGACGGCCTCGCCCCCGAGCTCGACGAGGAGCTGGACCGCCTGATCGCGCCGTTCGAGACCGGCACGCCGACCGACGCCGAGCTCCGGATCGCGCAGGCCCAGCTGGTCGGCTGGCTCGAGGGTCTCTTCCACGGCATCCAGACGGCGATCTACGCCCAGCAGATGGCGGCCCGCGCCCAGCTCGAGCAGATGCGACGCGCGCTCCCACCGGGCTTGCACCACGACGAGCAGGGTGTGCCGCACGCACCGGCCGGCCCCGCGCACCCGGGCGTGCCCGAGTCGCCGACCAGCGGCATGTACCTCTGA
- a CDS encoding NAD(P)H-quinone oxidoreductase, whose protein sequence is MRAIVATQPGGPEVLEIRELPTPTPGPGEVLVEVAATAVNRADVLQRMGFYPPPAGASDIIGLECSGTVAQLGEGVEGWAVGDAVCALLAGGGYASHVVVPAGQLMPVPDGVDLVTAAALPEVACTVWSNVFMLAGLEAGDRFLVHGGAGGIGTHAIQVASALGARVYTTAGSAEKLATCAELGADVTINYRTDDFVAVLKADGGADVILDNMGAKYLDGNVAALATGGRLVIIGMQGGVKGELNIAALLTKRGAVHATSLRARPTEEKALICADVVENVWPLVADGQVVPIVHATLPLEQAAEAHRLIDSGDHVGKILLTVS, encoded by the coding sequence ATGCGTGCGATCGTCGCCACCCAGCCCGGAGGACCCGAGGTCCTCGAGATCCGCGAGCTCCCGACGCCGACGCCCGGCCCGGGCGAGGTGCTGGTGGAGGTCGCCGCGACCGCCGTCAACCGCGCGGACGTGCTGCAGCGGATGGGGTTCTACCCGCCGCCGGCCGGCGCCAGCGACATCATCGGCCTGGAGTGCAGCGGCACCGTGGCGCAGCTCGGTGAGGGCGTCGAGGGGTGGGCGGTCGGCGACGCGGTGTGCGCGCTCCTGGCCGGCGGCGGCTACGCCAGCCACGTCGTCGTACCGGCGGGGCAGCTGATGCCCGTGCCCGATGGCGTGGACCTGGTGACCGCCGCTGCGCTGCCCGAGGTCGCCTGCACCGTGTGGTCCAACGTCTTCATGCTCGCGGGGCTCGAGGCGGGTGACCGGTTCCTGGTGCACGGCGGCGCGGGCGGCATCGGCACGCACGCCATCCAGGTGGCCAGCGCCCTGGGCGCGAGGGTGTACACCACCGCCGGCTCGGCCGAGAAGCTCGCGACCTGCGCGGAGCTCGGCGCGGACGTGACCATCAACTACCGCACCGATGACTTCGTCGCGGTGCTGAAGGCCGACGGCGGCGCGGACGTCATCCTCGACAACATGGGGGCGAAGTACCTCGACGGCAACGTCGCCGCGCTCGCCACCGGGGGCCGCCTGGTCATCATCGGCATGCAGGGCGGCGTCAAGGGCGAGCTCAACATCGCGGCCCTGCTGACCAAGCGGGGCGCCGTCCACGCCACCTCGCTGCGCGCCCGCCCGACCGAGGAGAAGGCGCTCATCTGCGCCGACGTGGTCGAGAACGTCTGGCCCCTCGTCGCCGACGGCCAGGTGGTCCCGATCGTCCACGCGACGCTGCCCCTCGAGCAGGCCGCCGAGGCGCACCGGCTGATCGACTCCGGCGACCACGTCGGCAAGATCCTGCTCACCGTGTCCTGA
- a CDS encoding DUF6457 domain-containing protein, with amino-acid sequence MNLHDWIDELCDVLDVDVDVDEALVLDLARVSSHQVQRAAAPITTFLLGYAAGLADADEAGVEALAARATALAESWDRPAGAPDPDEVEAEVEVPDDRGVDHTRDVADIIS; translated from the coding sequence GTGAACCTCCACGACTGGATCGATGAGCTCTGCGACGTCCTCGACGTCGACGTGGACGTCGACGAGGCCCTGGTCCTCGACCTCGCCCGCGTGTCGTCGCACCAGGTGCAGCGGGCCGCCGCACCGATCACCACGTTCCTGCTCGGTTACGCCGCCGGCCTCGCCGACGCGGACGAGGCGGGTGTCGAGGCCCTCGCGGCCCGGGCGACCGCGCTCGCGGAGTCGTGGGACCGCCCGGCCGGCGCCCCGGATCCCGACGAGGTGGAGGCGGAGGTCGAGGTGCCCGACGACCGCGGGGTCGACCACACCCGCGACGTCGCGGACATCATCAGCTGA
- the mobA gene encoding molybdenum cofactor guanylyltransferase — translation MTRPVQALGAIVLAGGTAVRMGGVDKASIELHGRTLLEYALDAVTDASEVVVVGAWVPTERPVTFTREEPALGGPAAGILAGLDAFAGTPRQLVVLAVDMPRVTLSTIARLRDAAEGRDGAVLVDGKGRRALAYVLDTAALTASRPGPEEAFGLSLRALVGDLDLASVPARGDEARDVDSWEDLV, via the coding sequence ATGACGCGACCCGTCCAGGCCCTCGGAGCGATCGTCCTCGCCGGCGGCACGGCCGTGCGGATGGGTGGCGTCGACAAGGCGTCCATCGAGCTGCACGGCCGCACCCTCCTGGAGTACGCGCTCGATGCGGTGACCGACGCCTCCGAGGTCGTGGTCGTCGGCGCGTGGGTGCCGACCGAGCGCCCGGTCACGTTCACGCGCGAGGAGCCCGCGCTCGGCGGACCCGCCGCCGGGATCCTCGCCGGGCTCGACGCCTTCGCGGGTACGCCGCGCCAGCTCGTCGTCCTCGCCGTCGACATGCCCCGCGTGACGCTGTCCACGATCGCCCGCCTGCGCGACGCCGCGGAGGGCCGCGACGGTGCCGTCCTGGTCGACGGCAAGGGCCGGCGTGCACTGGCCTACGTGCTCGACACCGCGGCGCTCACCGCGTCACGGCCGGGACCGGAGGAGGCGTTCGGCCTGTCGTTGCGCGCCCTCGTCGGCGACCTCGACCTCGCCTCCGTGCCTGCGCGCGGCGACGAGGCGCGCGACGTCGACAGCTGGGAGGACCTGGTCTGA
- a CDS encoding nitrilase-related carbon-nitrogen hydrolase — protein MAGETLTVAALQWGAALDAAANRAALAEVPAAELVVLPEAFARDFGPATEPLTPYAEEQGGPFDAAVTATADRGACTVVAGMFERVGEDDRPFNTLLVRGGATAAYRKIHLYDSFGYRESDRLRAGTWAPVVVDVAGWKVGVLTCYDLRFPELARDLVAAGAEVLVVPAAWLPGRTAEEHARKVTAWETLARARAIENVSFVVAVGQPAPRYTGHSLVLDPYGASLAEAGDGPAELLATLERSVLDEARSTNPSLANRVH, from the coding sequence ATGGCAGGGGAGACGCTGACCGTCGCGGCGCTGCAGTGGGGCGCCGCGCTCGACGCTGCCGCGAACCGGGCCGCACTCGCGGAGGTGCCCGCCGCCGAGCTGGTCGTCCTGCCCGAGGCGTTCGCCCGCGACTTCGGGCCGGCCACCGAGCCCCTGACGCCCTACGCCGAGGAGCAGGGCGGTCCCTTCGACGCCGCCGTGACCGCGACGGCCGACCGTGGTGCGTGCACGGTCGTCGCCGGCATGTTCGAGCGCGTCGGCGAGGACGACCGTCCGTTCAACACGCTGCTGGTGCGCGGCGGCGCCACCGCGGCGTACCGGAAGATCCACCTCTACGACTCCTTCGGCTACCGCGAGTCCGACCGGCTGCGGGCCGGCACGTGGGCGCCGGTCGTCGTCGACGTCGCCGGCTGGAAGGTCGGTGTGCTGACCTGCTACGACCTGCGCTTCCCCGAGCTCGCCCGTGACCTGGTCGCCGCCGGCGCGGAGGTGCTCGTCGTCCCGGCCGCCTGGCTCCCCGGACGCACCGCCGAGGAGCACGCGCGCAAGGTGACCGCGTGGGAGACGCTCGCGCGGGCGCGGGCCATCGAGAACGTCAGCTTCGTGGTGGCGGTCGGACAGCCGGCCCCGCGCTACACCGGCCACTCCCTCGTCCTCGACCCGTACGGCGCCTCGCTCGCCGAGGCGGGTGACGGCCCCGCCGAGCTCCTCGCGACCCTCGAGCGCTCCGTCCTCGACGAGGCGCGGTCCACGAACCCGTCGCTCGCGAACCGGGTGCACTGA
- a CDS encoding glycoside hydrolase family 16 protein, with protein MRPKVLAIVLLLCVLTVGMLAVLDWRHGDEPKPTAGSRSDAAPGDGGLSVPEVEDLARRDRDRSAGGSGSSGDTGSWAYDPMTGWGYPASGSPVGSSSGTTPGSSASSGGQGSRPGPPSTGSSAPSPSSDITTDGAGTMLDGDMAAGSPGLLGGTTSLLRSTTGSVTNTACGGTTPPVKKSGGTYTCAFWDDFSGSSLDSSRWVPGDSTKNGYTSNGNCVRPDLVGVAGGYAQLTVRKLSSPVACYPGGPSSQYEGGMLHTKGLFATTTGYVEFRAKFPDTSTQGLHSALWMLPRDNTYGAWPASGEIDVVERRTMRQDIVQPSLHYTGETSSDTSQACRFADAGTAFHTYAVQWTSSTMNFYFDNTLCWSRQWAPSSPKRPAPFDKPFYLIMNQVAGAGYNAPVDATPFPSTMLVDWVRVWN; from the coding sequence GTGCGCCCCAAGGTTCTCGCAATCGTCCTGCTCCTCTGCGTCCTGACGGTGGGCATGCTCGCCGTCCTCGACTGGCGCCACGGCGACGAGCCCAAGCCGACGGCCGGGTCGCGGAGCGACGCGGCTCCCGGCGACGGGGGGCTGAGCGTTCCCGAGGTCGAGGACCTCGCCCGGCGCGACCGTGATCGCTCCGCCGGCGGCTCCGGCTCCTCCGGTGACACCGGCTCCTGGGCCTACGACCCGATGACGGGATGGGGCTACCCGGCGAGCGGGTCGCCCGTGGGGTCCTCGAGCGGAACGACGCCGGGCTCGTCCGCGTCGTCGGGCGGGCAGGGTTCCCGCCCCGGGCCGCCGTCCACCGGCTCCTCCGCGCCGTCACCCTCCAGCGACATCACCACCGACGGCGCCGGCACGATGCTCGACGGCGACATGGCCGCAGGGTCCCCCGGGCTGCTCGGTGGCACGACGTCGTTGCTGCGCAGCACCACCGGCTCGGTGACCAACACCGCCTGCGGGGGCACCACGCCGCCGGTGAAGAAGAGCGGCGGCACCTACACCTGTGCGTTCTGGGACGACTTCTCCGGCTCCTCCCTCGACTCCTCGCGGTGGGTTCCGGGCGACTCGACCAAGAACGGCTACACCTCCAACGGCAACTGCGTCCGCCCCGACCTGGTCGGCGTCGCCGGCGGCTACGCCCAGCTCACGGTCCGCAAGCTCTCGTCCCCGGTGGCCTGCTACCCGGGCGGTCCGAGCAGCCAGTACGAGGGCGGCATGCTCCACACGAAGGGCCTCTTCGCGACGACGACGGGCTACGTCGAGTTCCGGGCGAAGTTCCCGGACACCTCGACACAGGGCCTGCACTCGGCGCTGTGGATGCTGCCCCGCGACAACACGTACGGCGCGTGGCCGGCCTCCGGCGAGATCGACGTCGTCGAGCGGCGCACCATGCGTCAGGACATCGTCCAGCCGTCGCTGCACTACACGGGCGAGACCTCGTCCGACACCTCCCAGGCGTGCCGCTTCGCCGACGCGGGAACGGCGTTCCACACCTATGCCGTGCAGTGGACCTCGTCGACGATGAACTTCTACTTCGACAACACGCTGTGCTGGTCGCGCCAGTGGGCACCGAGCAGCCCGAAGCGTCCGGCTCCGTTCGACAAGCCGTTCTACCTGATCATGAACCAGGTCGCGGGCGCCGGCTACAACGCGCCGGTCGACGCCACGCCGTTCCCCTCGACGATGCTCGTCGACTGGGTGCGCGTCTGGAACTGA
- a CDS encoding LuxR family transcriptional regulator yields the protein MAQSDPDQLRLVQESGAALFEAVAARGGVPVEDPLVADEPEATQLLVRLGVLREEDGRYIVVDPQMAQGAVVTPLSQRAAEAIDAASSWAQAFSQLTQAYRRYPPTADGPMAELHGEQLNAFLEQVVEGARDEVLTAQPQVGRSAAGLRTATARDLAALQRGVRLRTIYQHAARRARFTRQYVDLVTAEGGEVRTLDEFFNRLIVVDRRVALIPSAHDRTTAVVIRDSNLVAYLVDIFERNWDRGLPFTQTTAEIASTIAAEQRAMATRMLIEGHPDSASAKRMGVSDRTYAAYLADLKRDYDAQTRFQLGYRMGLEASSGSRDD from the coding sequence GTGGCACAGAGCGACCCCGATCAGCTGCGCCTGGTCCAGGAGTCCGGGGCGGCACTCTTCGAGGCCGTGGCGGCGCGCGGCGGCGTACCGGTGGAGGATCCGCTCGTCGCGGACGAGCCGGAGGCCACGCAGCTGCTCGTGCGGCTCGGGGTGCTCCGCGAGGAGGACGGGCGCTACATCGTCGTCGACCCGCAGATGGCGCAGGGAGCGGTCGTCACCCCGCTGAGCCAGCGTGCGGCCGAGGCGATCGACGCGGCGAGCTCGTGGGCGCAGGCGTTCTCGCAGCTGACGCAGGCCTACCGCCGCTACCCGCCCACGGCCGACGGCCCGATGGCGGAGCTCCACGGGGAGCAGCTCAACGCGTTCCTCGAGCAGGTCGTCGAGGGTGCGCGCGACGAGGTGCTCACCGCGCAGCCGCAGGTCGGGCGTTCCGCCGCCGGGCTGCGCACGGCCACGGCACGGGACCTCGCCGCCCTGCAGCGCGGCGTCAGGCTGCGCACGATCTACCAGCACGCCGCACGCCGCGCCCGCTTCACCCGGCAGTACGTCGACCTGGTGACGGCCGAGGGTGGCGAGGTGCGGACGCTCGACGAGTTCTTCAACCGGCTGATCGTCGTCGACCGGCGCGTCGCGCTGATCCCGTCGGCCCACGACCGCACCACCGCGGTCGTGATCCGCGACAGCAACCTCGTCGCCTACCTGGTCGACATCTTCGAGCGGAACTGGGACCGCGGGCTGCCCTTCACCCAGACCACCGCCGAGATCGCGTCGACGATCGCCGCCGAGCAGCGCGCGATGGCCACACGCATGCTGATCGAGGGACACCCGGACTCGGCCAGCGCCAAGCGCATGGGCGTCAGCGACCGCACGTACGCGGCGTACCTCGCCGACCTCAAGCGCGACTACGACGCCCAGACGCGCTTCCAGCTCGGTTACCGGATGGGGCTGGAGGCCTCATCCGGCAGCCGCGACGACTGA
- a CDS encoding PucR family transcriptional regulator: MTGHSLAIGGRDVSAYLRAHRRDLGSTVVDVLVAEIPVYARLPEELLRGDVRRVVTQVVGSFVDALSRAGEVTEEELRDLTESALRRAEEGVPMGMILAAYFRGTHVCFDAVTATATEADLRAVIELNRAILRFMEHVTAAVAAGYEAHTRTTMADRAVSSQLLTSVIADPDVAAAAQRAGVVLPPAFVAIELIVAEHPDESEPHIDARVVTRRKVRRVRDEVERHCATPVHWLPSTHDLTALVEYRETDLGEAGWGWVRRMIDDVVRAAAVPVHAGIAIADPARTQAALTLAAEVVEVAFRTGRPAGAYRLADVALDYQLSHATPAQALLAAALDPLADEPHLRTTLETFLAAGLNRRRTATQLGVHPNTVDNRLRRIADLTGLDATRGPDLPMLAAALTARQRTARIT, from the coding sequence GTGACGGGTCACAGTCTGGCTATCGGCGGCCGCGACGTCTCGGCCTACCTGCGTGCGCACCGGCGCGATCTCGGATCCACGGTCGTCGACGTCCTCGTCGCCGAGATCCCCGTCTATGCGCGTCTGCCGGAGGAACTTCTCCGTGGCGACGTACGCCGGGTGGTCACCCAGGTAGTCGGCAGCTTCGTGGACGCTCTCTCCCGGGCGGGCGAGGTGACCGAGGAAGAGCTGCGCGACTTGACCGAGTCGGCGCTGCGACGCGCGGAGGAAGGCGTCCCGATGGGCATGATCCTCGCGGCGTACTTCCGTGGCACGCATGTCTGCTTCGACGCGGTCACGGCGACGGCGACCGAGGCGGACCTCCGCGCCGTGATCGAGCTCAACCGGGCGATCCTCCGCTTCATGGAGCACGTCACGGCGGCCGTCGCGGCGGGTTACGAGGCCCACACCCGCACCACCATGGCGGACCGGGCGGTGTCGAGCCAGCTGCTCACGTCGGTCATCGCGGACCCCGACGTGGCTGCCGCCGCCCAGCGGGCGGGCGTCGTCCTGCCGCCGGCGTTCGTGGCGATCGAGCTCATCGTCGCCGAGCACCCGGACGAGTCGGAGCCGCACATCGACGCGCGCGTCGTCACGCGTCGCAAGGTGCGCCGCGTGCGCGACGAGGTGGAGCGCCACTGCGCGACGCCGGTCCACTGGCTGCCCAGCACCCACGACCTGACCGCCCTGGTCGAGTACCGCGAGACCGATCTCGGGGAGGCCGGCTGGGGCTGGGTCAGGCGCATGATCGACGACGTCGTCCGGGCCGCGGCCGTGCCCGTCCACGCGGGCATCGCCATCGCCGACCCTGCGCGCACCCAGGCAGCCCTCACTCTCGCAGCCGAGGTGGTCGAGGTAGCGTTCCGGACCGGTCGCCCAGCAGGCGCCTACCGGCTTGCCGATGTCGCCCTCGACTACCAGCTGTCCCACGCCACGCCGGCTCAGGCCCTCCTTGCTGCAGCCCTGGACCCGCTCGCAGATGAGCCGCATCTGCGCACGACACTGGAGACCTTCCTCGCGGCAGGACTGAACCGCCGGAGGACCGCCACCCAGCTGGGCGTCCACCCCAACACCGTCGACAACCGTCTCCGCCGGATCGCGGACCTCACCGGTCTCGACGCGACCCGCGGCCCGGACCTGCCGATGCTCGCGGCAGCCCTCACGGCACGCCAGCGGACCGCGCGCATCACGTGA
- a CDS encoding SGNH/GDSL hydrolase family protein: protein MRTHSIRRRLAAAAVAAASTALLAVPGASPANATDPLTMVALGDSSAAGPLVGSQSSWDCLRSTSNWPAVAARTIGAQLTDVTCSGATTADITAKRYGYIPAQVDAVQPDTDIVTLAIGANDINLGGTVPSCMQPLPYPAGVSCKSWMTANGDPTDAQLAAVAPKVAADIQAIRAKAPAAQIYLVGYLRYWDATGCYPIDPIWDVDAQWLQTIFDRTNAMLRTTATANGATYVDIATPSTGHGVCAPLASKWVEGFIPTSQAAPYHPNQMGMDAAGAVVASAIG, encoded by the coding sequence ATGCGAACCCACTCGATCCGGCGTCGTCTCGCCGCAGCGGCCGTCGCGGCGGCCTCGACCGCCCTGCTGGCCGTCCCCGGCGCTTCTCCGGCGAACGCGACGGATCCCCTCACGATGGTCGCCCTCGGCGACTCGTCCGCTGCGGGTCCCCTGGTCGGCAGCCAGAGCAGCTGGGACTGCCTCCGGTCGACCTCCAACTGGCCCGCAGTCGCCGCGCGCACGATCGGTGCCCAGCTCACCGACGTCACCTGCTCCGGTGCGACGACCGCCGACATCACCGCCAAGCGGTACGGCTACATCCCGGCCCAGGTCGACGCCGTGCAGCCCGACACGGACATCGTCACGCTCGCCATCGGCGCCAACGACATCAACCTCGGCGGCACCGTACCGTCGTGCATGCAGCCCCTTCCCTACCCTGCAGGCGTCTCCTGCAAGTCGTGGATGACCGCGAACGGCGACCCGACCGATGCGCAGCTGGCAGCCGTCGCCCCGAAGGTCGCTGCCGACATCCAGGCGATCCGCGCCAAGGCTCCGGCTGCGCAGATCTATCTCGTCGGCTACCTGCGGTACTGGGACGCGACCGGGTGCTACCCGATCGACCCGATCTGGGACGTCGACGCCCAGTGGCTCCAGACCATCTTCGACCGGACCAACGCCATGCTGAGGACGACGGCCACCGCTAACGGAGCGACGTACGTCGACATCGCGACGCCGAGCACCGGGCACGGGGTCTGTGCGCCGCTGGCCAGCAAGTGGGTGGAGGGCTTCATCCCGACCAGCCAGGCCGCGCCGTACCACCCCAACCAGATGGGGATGGACGCCGCGGGCGCGGTCGTCGCCTCTGCGATCGGCTGA
- a CDS encoding DUF6458 family protein: MYIGLGIVLLVAGLVFVLDVVQVDISFVDDNALGWILVIAGVLAIVLSLVVAPPWRRGETYYDGPVR, encoded by the coding sequence ATGTACATCGGACTCGGAATCGTCCTGCTGGTCGCCGGACTCGTCTTCGTGCTCGACGTCGTCCAGGTCGACATCTCGTTCGTCGACGACAACGCACTCGGCTGGATCCTCGTGATCGCCGGCGTGCTCGCGATCGTCCTCTCCCTCGTCGTCGCGCCCCCGTGGCGTCGCGGAGAGACCTACTACGACGGCCCGGTGCGCTGA